One Candidatus Limnocylindrales bacterium genomic region harbors:
- a CDS encoding ABC transporter ATP-binding protein yields MLVCLSLAAVAEGIGVSSMFPLLGVVSGSGSGGSRPEIALRHALANVGLEPTIEVLLGVIVAGTLTKAALTLVAQRQIGFTVAHVATDLRLALLRGVLSARWLYYVRQPIGALANSFATEAMRAAEAYLFGATMISQIIETAIYVTIAAMVSWRTALAAAVVGAFSIGALSGLVRRSKRFGQKQTRIMRGVLGQMTDVLYSVKPLKAMGREPLIAPLLENETERLNRIQRRQVISKEAVRALQEPVVILSLVVGLYLAMKSWKLAFDELLVLAMLFSRALYALNKVQKSYQQMVASESAFWALQATIDESTHQAEITTGRLAPTFDRTISLRGVDFSYGDRPILNNVSLTIPAGEVVAVVGPSGAGKTTIADLMLGLVRPQRGEVYLDETPLAEVDLAAWRHMVGYVPQEMLLLHEDVMLNVTLGDPKLSREDAEEALRAAGAWDFVCELPQGMETPLGERGARLSGGQRQRIAIARALVNRPRLLVLDEATASLDPQSEAGIYATVRSLRGKTAILAISHQPGLLEVADHVHRLTDGELVRMTSDPAAGDQAHARAI; encoded by the coding sequence ATGCTCGTCTGCCTGTCGCTGGCGGCCGTCGCCGAAGGCATCGGCGTCTCGAGCATGTTCCCTCTTCTCGGGGTCGTCAGCGGCTCCGGAAGCGGCGGATCCCGCCCGGAGATTGCGCTGCGCCATGCGCTGGCCAACGTCGGCCTCGAGCCGACCATCGAGGTCCTGCTCGGGGTCATCGTTGCGGGCACGCTGACCAAGGCTGCGCTGACCCTGGTCGCCCAGCGCCAGATCGGATTCACCGTTGCGCACGTCGCAACCGATCTTCGCCTCGCGCTGCTGCGCGGGGTGCTTTCGGCGCGCTGGCTCTACTACGTGCGGCAGCCGATCGGCGCGCTCGCCAACTCCTTCGCAACCGAAGCCATGCGCGCTGCCGAAGCCTATCTTTTCGGCGCGACGATGATCTCGCAGATCATCGAAACGGCCATCTACGTGACGATTGCCGCAATGGTCTCGTGGCGTACGGCGCTTGCGGCTGCGGTCGTCGGGGCGTTTTCGATCGGTGCGCTCAGCGGGCTCGTGCGCCGATCCAAGCGGTTCGGCCAGAAGCAGACGCGCATCATGCGCGGCGTGCTCGGGCAGATGACCGACGTGCTCTACTCGGTCAAGCCGCTCAAGGCGATGGGGCGCGAGCCGCTGATCGCACCGCTGCTCGAGAACGAAACCGAAAGGCTCAACAGGATCCAGCGCCGCCAGGTGATCAGCAAGGAGGCCGTGCGCGCGCTTCAGGAGCCGGTCGTCATCCTGTCGCTCGTCGTCGGACTCTATCTCGCGATGAAATCGTGGAAGCTCGCTTTCGACGAGCTCCTCGTGCTGGCCATGCTGTTCTCGCGCGCGCTGTACGCGCTCAACAAAGTCCAGAAGTCGTACCAGCAGATGGTCGCGAGCGAGAGTGCGTTCTGGGCGCTGCAGGCGACGATCGACGAATCCACGCACCAGGCCGAGATCACCACCGGGCGCCTCGCCCCGACCTTCGACCGCACGATCTCGCTTCGCGGCGTCGACTTCTCGTACGGCGATCGTCCGATCCTCAATAACGTGTCGCTGACGATCCCGGCCGGCGAAGTGGTCGCCGTGGTCGGCCCTTCCGGCGCCGGCAAGACGACGATCGCCGATCTCATGCTCGGGCTCGTGCGCCCGCAGCGCGGCGAGGTGTACCTCGACGAAACCCCGCTCGCCGAGGTCGATCTGGCGGCGTGGCGGCACATGGTCGGATACGTGCCGCAGGAAATGCTGCTGCTGCACGAAGACGTGATGCTCAACGTCACGCTCGGCGATCCGAAGCTGAGCCGCGAGGATGCCGAAGAAGCGCTGCGCGCCGCCGGCGCGTGGGATTTCGTCTGCGAGCTGCCGCAGGGCATGGAAACTCCGCTTGGCGAGCGCGGCGCCCGGCTTTCGGGAGGCCAGCGCCAGCGCATCGCGATCGCCCGCGCGCTCGTCAATCGCCCGCGACTGCTGGTTCTCGACGAAGCCACCGCGTCGCTCGACCCGCAGAGCGAAGCCGGCATCTACGCAACCGTGCGTTCGCTGCGCGGCAAGACCGCGATCCTCGCGATCTCGCATCAACCGGGACTGCTCGAGGTTGCCGACCACGTGCATCGCCTGACCGACGGCGAGCTGGTGCGGATGACGTCGGACCCCGCGGCCGGCGACCAGGCGCACGCGCGCGCGATCTGA